The proteins below are encoded in one region of Pan paniscus chromosome 4, NHGRI_mPanPan1-v2.0_pri, whole genome shotgun sequence:
- the GRPEL2 gene encoding grpE protein homolog 2, mitochondrial: MAVRSLWAGRLRVHRLLAWSAAWESKGWPLPFSTATQRTAGEDCRSEDPPDELGPPLAERALRVKAVKLEKEVQDLTVRYQRAIADCENIRRRTQRCVEDAKIFGIQSFCKDLVEVADILEKTTECISEESEPEDQKLTLEKVFRGLLLLEAKLKSVFAKHGLEKLTPIGDKYDPHEHELICHVPAGVGVQPGTVALVRQDGYKLHGRTIRLARVEVAVESQRRL, from the exons ATGGCCGTACGGTCGCTGTGGGCGGGCCGGCTGCGGGTGCATCGCCTACTGGCCTGGAGTGCCGCGTGGGAGAGCAA GGGATGGCCGCTTCCATTCAGCACTGCCACCCAGAGAACTGCTGGTGAGGACTGCCGTTCTGAGGACCCTCCTGATGAGCTTGGGCCCCCTCTTGCTGAACGAGCCTTAAGGGTAAAAGCTGTTAAACTGGAGAAAGAAGTCCAAGATTTAACA GTGAGATACCAGAGAGCTATAGCTGATTGTGAAAACATAAGGAGGCGAACCCAGAGATGTGTGGAAGACGCCAAGATATTTG GAATCCAGAGTTTCTGTAAGGACTTGGTGGAGGTGGCTGACATTTTGGAGAAGACTACAGAGTGCATTTCTGAAGAATCGGAGCCTGAGGACCAAAAGCTCACTCTGGAGAAGGTCTTCCGAGGGTTGTTGCTTTTAGAAGCAAAGCTGAAAAGTGTGTTTGCCAAGCATGGCCTGGAGAAACTGACACCCATTGGTGACAAATATGACCCCCATGAGCATGAACTCATCTGTCATGTGCCAGCTGGTGTTGGGGTGCAGCCTGGCACTGTGGCATTAGTAAGACAAGATGGCTACAAACTTCATGGCCGCACCATTAGGCTTGCCCGAGTGGAAGTGGCAGTGGAGTCTCAGAGAAGACTGTGA